In Ammoniphilus sp. CFH 90114, the DNA window CCTCAGTAGAGAAATCTCATCCTCATCTTCGGGTGTGGAAGGACTTAATGCAGTATGTTTCCTCGGAATTGAAATAAGGAATGGCGTGTATACAGCCATTCCTTTTTTCTACTAAATTCCTATACTTTTCAACAAACCATTATACAACTTAAGCCCGACATAGAAGACAGTTGAAAAGAACGTAACCCAAAAAAATACATTCATAAAAATTAACCCAATCTTCCTAAAAGGTGTCAATTTTCTCCGCAACTGCTGCAATAAAAAAGCAAAGGCGATGAAGTTCGCAAGAACGTAAAGAAAGAGGAGCACCCAAATCGAATGAACAAAAAAGATGGAAATTATACTATGGATTAAATAAAATATTCCTCCTGAATGCCTAGGCACTGTAGGATGCTTATCCCCTTTAGAAAAGAAATACAAAGAGACCTCCAGCATCATATCAGCAATAAGGCGAACCGCAGAGAACAACATAAAATAAAGCAAGAACAAAGCAAACCAGAGAGCTAACTTAATGTGACTTTCTGAAAAGACATCCATAAAGCTCTTATATATTC includes these proteins:
- a CDS encoding DUF5366 family protein, producing MYILQELSNFGIYKSFMDVFSESHIKLALWFALFLLYFMLFSAVRLIADMMLEVSLYFFSKGDKHPTVPRHSGGIFYLIHSIISIFFVHSIWVLLFLYVLANFIAFAFLLQQLRRKLTPFRKIGLIFMNVFFWVTFFSTVFYVGLKLYNGLLKSIGI